GTTCAGCGAGGAAATGAACAAAGAAGCCCGGATGCAGCTATGGCTTGAAATCGAGCTCCAGAAAGCATTGCAGAACAATGGCCTCGAAGTCTGGTACCAACCCAAAGTGCATGCCCGTGATTTCTCGATCAATGGCGCAGAAGCGCTAGTGCGCTGGAACCACCCTGTCGAGGGTTATATCAGTCCGGCTCAGTTTATTCCTGTCGCCGAACGCTCAGGCCTCATCGAGCAACTCGGCCAGGTGGTGATGCGCGAGGTCTTCACCACCGTCCGCTACTGGAAAACCCAAGGTCTGCTGCCTGGCAAGGTGGCGATCAACCTGTCACCGCAGCAATTCGGCAACCCGAACCTGATCCAGTTTGTCGACAAGCTGCGCAAGGCTACCGGGGTCAACCCCAACGACATTACCTTCGAGCTCACCGAAAGTGCAGTCATGAGCGATGGCGAACATACCATCCAGATGCTCAACGCGATCAAGAAGCTCGGCTTCTCGCTGTCTATCGATGACTTCGGTACCGGCTACTCATCGCTGTCCTACCTGGCTCGCTTCCCGCTGGACGAGCTGAAGATCGACCGCGCCTTCATCAAGGACATCGAAGAGATCCCCAAACAGCTGACGCTGATCGAGAACATCATCAACCTCGGCAAGTCGCTCAACATGAGCGTGGTTGCCGAAGGGGTCGAGACCCGCCAGCAGGCGACCCTGCTGTCGAACCTGGACTGCCATGCCATACAGGGGTTCCACTTCTACAAGCCGCTGCCGAAAAACGAGCTAGAGGCCACCCTGCACAAGCACAACCACCATTGACCCTCAGGCCATCATTACTGGTTAACTATCGGTGCAAAAGTGGAAAATAAGTTGTCCTAAATCAACAAAACCTGCCTGATATCAAAACACGCTGGTTGCCTGCCCCCTACTATTTGCTTCTATTACTTTATTTTCACACTGGTAGATAAAAATAATATGGAGCTACTCTGCCCCGCTGGTAACTTGCCGGCGCTGAAAACTGCCATTGATAACGGCGCCGACGCGGTTTATATCGGTTTCAAAGACGATACCAACGCGCGCCACTTTGCAGGTTTAAATTTTACAGGACGTAAACTCGAAAAAGCCGTGCAGTACGTGCGTGACCACGACCGTAAACTGCATGTTGCCCTCAACACCTTCGCCCACCCCGATGGCTTCGAGCGCTGGCGCAACGCCGTCGACAACGCCGCAGCCATGGGTGTCGATGCGCTGATTGTGGCTGACATCGCCGTGTTGGAATATGCGGCCACCAAGTATCCGGATCTCGAGCTGCACCTGTCGGTACAGGCATCGGCCACCAATACGGCCGCCATTGATTTCTACCGCCAGAATTTCAATGTCAAACGGGTCGTCTTGCCGCGGGTACTGTCCATCCACCAGGTGAAACAGTTGGCACGCAATACCGATGTCGAACTGGAAGTGTTCGCCTTCGGCAGTCTGTGTATCATGTCGGAAGGACGCTGCTATCTGTCCTCCTACATGACGGGGGAGTCACCCAATACCGTCGGAGCCTGCTCGCCGGCAAAATACGTTCGCTGGCAGGAAACCCCGACCGGGCTCGAGTCTCGCCTCAACGAAGTGCTGATCGACCGCTACGCCCATGGTGAAAATGCCGGTTACCCGACCTTGTGCAAGGGCCGCTTTGACGTCAATCTTGACGGGGAAAACCGCCGCTACCACGCCCTGGAAGAGCCGACCAGCCTCAATACACTGGAGATTTTGCCTGAGCTGTTCAAGGCCAATATTGCCTCGGTGAAAATCGAAGGCCGCCAGCGCAGCCCGGCCTATGTCGAGCAGGTAACCCGCACCTGGCGTGCCGCGATCGATCGCTATCTCGCCTCTCCGGAAAACTACCATGTTGAGCCGGCTTGGAATGCCTGCCTGGGCAACGTGTCAGAAGGCAAGCAGACCACCCTCGGTGCCTACCACCGCAAATGGCAATAAGGAGCCAGCAATGAAATATTCCCTTGGCCCCCTGCTGTATTTCTGGCCAAAAATGGATGTCGAGGCGTTCTACCAGCAAGCCAAAGACGCCAACACCGATATTATCTACCTTGGCGAAACCGTCTGCTCAAAGCGCCGCGAGATGAAACCGGCTCACTGGTTCGATATTGCCAAAGAGCTGTCGGCCAGTGGCAAGCAGGTGGTCCTGTCGACCATGGCACTGCTCGAGGCGCCGAGCGAAGTCAATGTGATGAAAAAGTACATTGATAACGGTGACTTTGCGATTGAAGCCAACGATGTCTCGGCCATCCAGCTGGCGCACCAAAACAAGGTGCCATTTGTAGTCGGCCCGGCGGTGAACTGCTACAACGCCCAGACCCTTAACCTGTTTTTGAAAAAAGGGATGATCCGCTGGTGTATGCCGGTTGAACTCTCGCGCCAGTGGCTGCAGAACGTCGCCAACGAGTGCGAGCAGATGGGGATCCGCGACCAGTTCGAAACCGAAGTCTTCAGCTACGGCTACCTGCCGCTGGCCTACTCGGCGCGCTGCTTTACCGCCCGCGCCGAAGACCGCGCCAAGGACGACTGCGAAACCTGCTGTATCAAATACCCAACCGGGATCACCGTCAACAGCCAGGAAGAGCAGAAAGTCTTCACCCTCAACGGGATCCAGACTCAGTCCGGTTACTGCTACAACCTGATCAACGATCAGCCAGGTATGGCCGGCTTGGTGGATGTCGTCCGCTTGAGCCCGCTGGGTATCGATACCCTTTCCCTGGTCGATACCTTCCGTGCCAACCAGCATGGCGGCCACCAGCACAAGCTCGAGGGCGGCCATCACTGCAACGGCTACTGGCACAATCTGGCCGGCCTGAACATCGAGTAGGGCCAGCCTTTTTGGCCCCGCCAAAATCAAAAAAGCCGCGGTCGTCCGCGGCTTTTTTATCGGTGTCAGTAAGCAGTAGAAGACTACACCGCCTCTTCCTCAGGCACTGATACCGGCTGGCTGAGGTTGACTTCCGTCATCAGGCGGTTGAGCTCCAGCAAGGCGAAGCGGTGCTCAACAAATTCGTACACATTACCGGACAAGGTCAGCTTGTAGAGCATCAATGCCGATGAGAAATCTTTGTTGTAATGGTAGCGCTTGCCCAGGTAGAAGTAGGCTTCCGTCAGGCGCTCGGCCAGTACATCGTTATCCTCACTCTCTAAGGCGATCTGGTGCAGGAATTCTGACTCACTAACATCATCGAGATAAAGGCGGACGATCTGCCACCCCCAGTCATTGTTATCAGTAGCCGCATTATAGCGATTGCGCAGTTTCTCCGCTGCGGTTGCAGGATCTTGTTCAAGCTCAGTCAGGTACAGCCAAATCACCCGGTAAGGATCGTTGATGTTCTGCTGGTAATGGGCATTAAGATCCTCAAACGCCAATTCATAGCGACCGCCATAGTAGAGGGCAATACCGCGGTTACGCTGGGCAAAAGGGTGACGGACATTGAGCTCCAGGGTTGAGTCAAAGGCTTCATAAGCGGCGTCAAAGTGGGCGCCCTGGGTAAAGTAGACCCCGAGGATATTGAACACATCTGGCTGATCCGGCTTCAAAGACAGGGATTGGTTGAAGTCCAGTCGAGCCAAATCACGCAGCCCCAAGCTGTCATGCAACAAGCCACGCTCGTAATACACCTGGGCCAAGGTTTCGTTGTTCAGATCATCTCGTTGCAATAGCTGATCAATGCGTGCCAACTGAATTTGCTGTTGGATCGTTGGCTGGAACGGGATCGCCATCGGAGGCTGGTTCCACTGCGATGTAGGTGATGAACAGCCTGACAAGACCAAGACGATCGCCAAGCATGCGAGTTTTATCCTATTTGCAATCAATGCAGTTCTCCCTGAGTGAGACACGTCTACCTCTAGCATATACCATCGTAGCCCATTAGAGACGCAACCGCGTTCTCCTGACCGATTATTGCGAGGGATTTTCCGGTGAGCTCTAAATATAATAAAAAAAGGGGCTGAATAGCCCCTTTATATCATGCTTTTAGCAAAAAGCCTTATGCTTCTGGCTTCTCTTCAGCAGCCGGTGCTGGGTTCAGCTCAGCTTGTGCTTCTTTCATGCTCAGGCGGATACGGCCCTGACGGTCGATTTCCAGTACCTTAACCTGAACTTCCTGGCCCATCTCAAGGTGATCAGCCACTTTCTCGATACGCTCTTGAGAGATCTGAGAAATATGAACCAGACCTTCTTTCGCACCGATAACCGATACGAAGGCACCGAAGTCAACGATACGCATAACTTTACCGGTGTAGATACGGCCAACTTCAACATCAGCGGTGATCTCTTCGATACGGCGGATAGCTTCTTTCGCAGCTGTACCTTCGGTTGCCGCGATCTTCACTGTACCGTCGTCTTCGATTTCGATAGTTGTGCCAGTTTCTTCCGTTAGTGCACGGATAACTGCGCCACCCTTACCGATAACATCTTTGATCTTCTCAGGGTTGATCTTCAACGTGTGGATACGAGGAGCGAACTCAGAAATCTCTTCGCGAGGCGCGTTGATAGCCTGATCCATTACGCTAAGGATGTGCGTACGTGCTCCTTTCGCTTGGTTCAGAGCAATCTGCATGATTTCTTTAGTGATACCTTCGATCTTGATATCCATCTGCAGTGCAGTGATACCGTCTTCAGTACCCGCTACTTTGAAGTCCATGTCACCAAGGTGGTCTTCGTCACCCAGGATGTCAGAAAGAACAACAAAGTCATCGCCTTCTTTCACAAGACCCATTGCGATACCCGCAACAGATGCTTTGATTGGCACACCTGCGTCCATCAGCGCAAGAGACGTACCACATACAGAAGCCATTGAAGAAGAACCGTTAGATTCAGTGATTTCCGATACCACACGTACTGTGTATGGGAACTCGTCAACAGAAGGCATTACGGCAGCGATACCACGCTTAGCCAGTTTACCGTGGCCGATTTCACGACGCTTAGGCGAACCTACAAAGCCAGTCTCACCCACACAGTATGGAGGGAAGTTGTAGTGCAACAGGAAGTGATCTTTACGCTCGCCAGTTAGCTCGTCGATGATCTGTGCATCGCGCTGCGTACCCAGAGTCGCAGTGACTAGAGCCTGAGTTTCACCACGGGTGAACAGAGAAGAACCGTGGGTACGTGGAAGTACGCCAGTACGTACGTCAAGCGCACGAACCATGTCTTTCTCACGGCCGTCGATACGTGGGTTGCCAGCGATGATGCGGCTACGTACAACGTTCTTCTCTAGAGAGCCTAGCATGCCGCGGATTTCGCGCTCGTCTAATGTCTCGTCTTGAGCTAGAAGCGCTTCAACCGCTTCGTTCTTGATAACGCCTACTTGCTCGTAGCGCGCCATTTTTTCAGTGATCTGGTAAGCGTCAGTCAGACGAGTTTCAGCCAGTTCAGCAACACGTGCTTTCAGCTCAGTGTTTACAGCCGGTGCTTCCCATTCCCATGCAGGAGTGGCAACTTCAGCGGCAAACTCGTTGATCGCGTTAATAACAACCTGCTGCTGGTCGTGACCGTAAACAACAGCTTGCAGCATCTGCTCTTCAGATAGGCGGTCAGCTTCTGACTCAACCATTAGTACTGCGCTTTCAGTACCAGCAACTACTAGGTCTAGCTTGCTTTCTTCAAGCTCAGTGTTGCTAGGGTTCAGTACAAGCTGGTCGTTGATGTAACCAACACGTGCTGCACCGATTGGACCGTTGAACGGGATACCAGAAATTGCTAGAGCAGCAGAAGTACCGATCATAGTAACGATGTCAGGCTGTACGTCTGGGTTCACAGAAACCACAGTCGCAATAACCTGTACTTCGTTTTTGAATGCATCTGGGAATAGCGGACGGATTGGACGGTCAATCAGACGAGCTGTTAGTGTTTCGCCCTCAGATGGACGACCTTCACGCTTGAAGAAACCACCAGGGATTTTACCTGCAGCGTAAGTACGCTCTTGGTAGTTTACCGTTAGCGGGAAGAAATCTTGGCCTTCAACAGCTTCTTTCTTACCAACCACAGAAACGAATACAGACGTATCGTCCATGCTAACCATAACAGCAGCGGTCGCCTGACGCGCCATAACACCAGTTTCGATGGTAACCGTGTGGTTACCGTACTGGAAAGTCTTTACGATAGGATTCACGTGAATTTCCTTAAATTATTCCGCTTTCTATTTGCGCCGTTAAGTATATCTGACACAAGGAAAAGCGTCATGTGATGAAAGGCAATTTACAGCAATTTCACGTATCGCGACTAATGATAATTCTCAATAATCGAAGAACTGTCATTAGCCGCGACCTCAAGGTCGACGAAAACGACTCGTGAATTGTGATGAATTACCGGAAAAAAGAAAGGAGCCATAAGGCTCCTTTCTCAAAAGCAATCTTAGCGACGTAGGCCTAGACGCTTGATTAGGTCTTGGTAGCGATCTAGGTTCTTACCTTTTAGGTAGTCTAGAAGCTTACGACGACGAGAAACCATGCGAAGAAGACCGCGACGGCTGTGGTGGTCGTGCTTGTGGTTAGCAAAGTGACCCTGAAGGTGGTTGATTTGTGCTGTTAGCAGTGCAACCTGTACTTCTGGTGAACCAGTGTCGTTTTCGCCTTGCGCGTATTCAGCAACGATTGCTGCTTTAGTTTCTGCATTCAGAGACATAACTCATTCCTAATACAAAGATGTTTCTAATTTGTGCCAGCCAATCTCTGATTCAGCCGACACCCGAGCCGCGGATTATACGTGGAGCGCAAAATAACTACAAGAGAATTTATTGGGAAGAGCGGTGCTGTGGTGCTGTGGTGCTGTGGTGCTGTGGTGCTGTGGTGCTGTGGTGCTGTGGTGCTGTGGTGCTGTGGTGCTGTGGTGCTGTGGTGCTGTGGTGCTGTGGTGCTGTGGTGCTGTGGTGCTGTGGTGCTGTGGTGCTGTGGTGCTGTGGTGCTGTGGTGCTGTGGTGCTGTGGTGCTGTGCAAGTTTTCTTAAGGGGCTATTTTAGTCAAGCATTCTAAATTCACTTTTACACGTCAAACTCCCTATCTATTTGAATATCCTAGACGCAAATCCATAGGACCATAGAACCTTTTCTTAAAAACAAAAATCCCCAGCACTTGGCCGGGGATTTTAAAGCGGAATCCGTTACTGAGCGGTTTGCTCATTAACCACCACACGCTTTGGCGCCAGCATGCCTTCGTGGTCAATCACGCCAACACCGATAAACTCACGCTCTTCGCCGACGGTAATACGTACCTGGGTCCCTTCTGCTGGCACGCGGCCAGCATTGACCGGATTGCCGTTTCGAACGTAAATCGCGATCTGCGGGATAATATTCACCTCAGGCAAATCCTGAACCGCGGTGTCCATTGGCAGCAGCAACGGATCAAGTAGCTCAGACGGCGAAATATCCTGACCCTTGGCTTGCTCCAGCAGCGCTTCTAGCTGCTCAACCGTCACCATGCGCTCAACCGGGTAGTTGGATACCCCGGTACGACGCAGGTAAGTCACGTGGGCACCGCAACCTAGCATCTCGCCCAAGTCATCAACGATAGTCCGGATGTAAGTGCCTTTTGACACATGCAGTTCCATTTCCACTTCGTTGTTGCTAAAGCGCAGCAGCTCTACCGAGTACACCGTGATCTTGCGCGATTCGCGCGGTACTTCAATCCCCTCGCGGGCATATTCATACAGCTTGCGGCCCTGGTATTTCAGTGCCGAGTACATCGACGGAATCTGGTCGGTGGTACCACGGAACTTGGCAATACAGCGCTCCAGCTGACCTCGGTCGACTTTAACTTCGCGGGTCTCTACCACTTCACCGTCGGAGTCCGAGGTATCGGTACGCTCGCCCAGCTTGGCAATCACTCGATAACGCTTGTCCGAGTCCAGCAGGAACTGGGAAAACTTGGTCGCTTCGCCAAAGCAAATCGGCAGCATGCCCGTCGCTAAAGGATCCAGGGCACCGGTATGGCCGGCTTTCTGGGCAAAGAAGATACGCTTCACTTTTTGCAGCGTATCATTCGAGCTGATCCCGGTCGGCTTATCCACCAGGATAACACCATCAATCGGGCGGCCCTTACGACGACGTGCCATGGATTACTCCTCGTCTTCTGCCTGTGGCTCATCGCCACGGCGCTCTTCATCTTCACGGACAGCTTTAGACACTAAGGTCGAGATACGCATACCTTCGGTCAGCGACTTGTCAAAGATGAAGTTTAGCTCAGGCGTAACACGCAGGCGGATCTGCTTGCCAAGCAGTGAGCGAATATAAGGAGCCATCTCGCGCAGTGCTTCCAGGCAACCTTCCGGCGTCTGCTCACCCACAGTCAGGAAGGTCACGTAAACTTTCGCGTAACCCATATCACGGGAAACATCGACACTTGAAATAGTGGTCATGCCAATACGCGAGTCTTTGATCTCACGCTGCAAGATCACGGCCAGCTCTTTCTGAAGCTGCTGCGCAACACGCTGGGTGCGGCTAAATTCTTTAGACATTCATTGCCTCTCTTAGAGAAAGCTCTCTTGAAACAATGGGGAGCCGAAGCTCCCCATGGATTATATATATATCTTAGAGCAGGTTAGACCTTGAAGATTAGTCAAGGGTACGCTGAACTTCGATGATTTCGTAAACTTCGATCTGGTCGCCGACACGAACATCGTTGTAGTTCTTAACGCCGATACCACACTCGTAGCCGTTCTTAACTTCTTGTACGTCGTCTTTGAAACGGCGTAGTGACTCAAGCTCACCTTCGTAGATTACAACGTTATCGCGAAGTACGCGGATTGGGTTGTTACGCTTGATGGTACCTTCAGTAACCATACAACCTGCGATAGCACCGATCTTAGGCGACTTGAACACGTCACGTACTTCAGCCAGACCAATGATTTCCTGCTTGAACTCAGGAGACAGCATACCGCCCATCGCTGCTTTCACTTCGTCAATCAGCTGGTAGATGATTGAGTAGTAACGCAGGTCAAGGTTCTCGGTCTCGATAGTACGACGTGCAGATGCATCAGCACGAACGTTGAAACCAAGAATGATAGCGTTAGATGCTGCAGCAAGAACCGCATCAGTTTCGGTGATACCACCAACACCAGAACCAACGATGTTAACTTTAACTTCGTCAGTCGATAGCTTACGCAGTGAGTCAGCAATCGCTTCTACAGAACCCTGTACGTCAGCTTTCAGTACTACGTTCAGCTCAGCAACTTCACCGGCAGTCATGTTAGAGAACATGTTTTCCAGTTTCGCTTTCTGCTGGCGAGCCAGTTTAACATCACGGAATTTACCCTGACGGTAAAGGGCTACTTCACGGGCTTTACGCTCGTCACGAACAACTGTCGCTTCGTCACCTGAAGAAGGCACACCAGAAAGACCTAGGATCTCGACAGGGATAGAAGGACCGGCAGACTCGATTTCTTTACCAAGCTCGTCGCGCATTGCACGAACACGGCCGTGCTCGAGACCACAAAGAACGATATCGCCCTTGCGTAGCGTACCTTCTTGAACAAGAACAGTAGCAACTGGACCGCGGCCCTTGTCTAGGCGAGATTCTACAACCACACCTTTCGCCATGCCTTCCGCAACTGCCGTCAGCTCAAGAACTTCTGCCTGAAGCAGGATAGACTCAAGAAGACCATCGATGTTGGTACCCTGTTTCGCAGAGATGTGAACGAAGATGTTCTCACCGCCCCACTCTTCAGGGATAACGTCGTACTGAGCTAGCTCATTCTTAACGTTGTCTGGGTTGGCATCTTCTTTGTCGATCTTGTTCACAGCAACAATCAGCGGTACACCTGCCGCTTTCGCGTGTTGGATTGCCTCAACGGTCTGTGGCATTACGCCATCGTCCGCAGCAACAACAAGTACAACGATATCTGTCGCCTGAGCACCACGGGCACGCATTGCGGTGAACGCGGCGTGTCCAGGAGTATCAAGGAAGGTGATCATACCGTTGTCAGTTTCAACATGGTATGCACCGATGTGCTGAGTAATACCACCCGCTTCGCCCGAAGCAACGTGTGCTTTACGGATGTAGTCAAGGGTAGAGGTCTTACCGTGGTCAACGTGACCCATGATGGTAACAACCGGCGCACGTGGAACAACCGCTAGGTTTTCATCACGGTCAGACAGTACCGCTTCTTCCAGCTCGTTCTCTTTACGCAGGATAACTTTGTGACCCATTTCTTCTGCAACGAGTGCCGCAGTTTCCTGGTCGATAACCTGGTTGATGGTTGCCATTGCACCCATCTTCATCATCACCTTGATAACTTCAACGCCTTTCACAGACATCTTGTTAGCAAGTTCAGACACAACGATAGTCTCGCCAATCACTACATCTTGCTTGGCAACGGTTGCTGTCTTATCGAAGCCGTGCTGCATTGAAGATGGCTTAGCCATCTGCGGCTTACCGCGACCACGCTGGTTACGGCCACCGCGTGCATTGCGATCGTCTTGCTTAGCACCCGCTTTCTTCTTCTTGCGACGGCGACCGCCTTCTTCTTTACGGTCTTGTTCGTCTTCAGCTGCGCGAGCGTAGCTAGACGTCGTAGTATGGTAGTCTGCTTTATCCATATTACCTTTTTCCTGGTCAGTTTTTGACCAGTTCTTTTCATTCATTTCTGCCATTTTGCGTGCCTCTTCTAGCTGACGCTGACTCTCTTCTTCGGCTTTACGCTTGGCTTCCTCTTCCCGGCGACGTTGTAGCGCCTCGGCTTCTTTCTTAGCCTGGTCGTCAGCGGCGGCGCGTTTAGCTTTTTCTTCAACCAAACGCTTGTCCTCTGCTTCACGCTTCAGCTTGTCCTCTGCCTCACGCTTCGCATTCTGTTCTGCATTTTGCTTAGCTTGTTCTTCAGCTAAACGCTTTTCTTCAGCAGCACGCTTAGCAGCTTCTTCCGCCTCGCGTTTTGCCAGCTCTTCTGCTTCACGCTTGGCAGCTTCTTCGGCTGCTCGCTGAGCGGCTTCTTCCGCTTCACGCTGGGCTGCTTCTTCAGCCTGGCGTTTTGCTTCTTCCGCGGCACGCTGTTCTTCTTCAAGCGCAGAACGCTTTACGTAGGTGCGCTTTTTGCGCACTTCTACCTGAACACTTTTATTTTTGCCACCAGAGCCCGAAACACTCAGCGTGCTTCGGGTCTTGCGTTGCAAAGTAAGGCGTGTAGGAGCCTCGCCAGATGTACTATCACCACCGTGTTCTTTCTTCAGGTGGGCCAATAGACTCTGTTTTTCTTGTTGGCTTACGCTATCTTCAGCTTTCTTGCTGATACCAGCATCGGCAAACTGTTGAAGCAAACGGTCAATCTGCGTGCCGATTTCCTCGGCAAGTGCTTTAACTGTAACCTCTGACATGCTGCTCCTCCCTTGCGATTAAATTTTATGCTTCGTCACTG
This Photobacterium gaetbulicola Gung47 DNA region includes the following protein-coding sequences:
- a CDS encoding tRNA pseudouridine synthase B (COG0130); the protein is MARRRKGRPIDGVILVDKPTGISSNDTLQKVKRIFFAQKAGHTGALDPLATGMLPICFGEATKFSQFLLDSDKRYRVIAKLGERTDTSDSDGEVVETREVKVDRGQLERCIAKFRGTTDQIPSMYSALKYQGRKLYEYAREGIEVPRESRKITVYSVELLRFSNNEVEMELHVSKGTYIRTIVDDLGEMLGCGAHVTYLRRTGVSNYPVERMVTVEQLEALLEQAKGQDISPSELLDPLLLPMDTAVQDLPEVNIIPQIAIYVRNGNPVNAGRVPAEGTQVRITVGEEREFIGVGVIDHEGMLAPKRVVVNEQTAQ
- a CDS encoding ribosome-binding factor A (COG0858), producing MSKEFSRTQRVAQQLQKELAVILQREIKDSRIGMTTISSVDVSRDMGYAKVYVTFLTVGEQTPEGCLEALREMAPYIRSLLGKQIRLRVTPELNFIFDKSLTEGMRISTLVSKAVREDEERRGDEPQAEDEE
- a CDS encoding 30S ribosomal protein S15 (COG0184), producing the protein MSLNAETKAAIVAEYAQGENDTGSPEVQVALLTAQINHLQGHFANHKHDHHSRRGLLRMVSRRRKLLDYLKGKNLDRYQDLIKRLGLRR
- a CDS encoding lipoprotein NlpI (COG4785), whose product is MSHSGRTALIANRIKLACLAIVLVLSGCSSPTSQWNQPPMAIPFQPTIQQQIQLARIDQLLQRDDLNNETLAQVYYERGLLHDSLGLRDLARLDFNQSLSLKPDQPDVFNILGVYFTQGAHFDAAYEAFDSTLELNVRHPFAQRNRGIALYYGGRYELAFEDLNAHYQQNINDPYRVIWLYLTELEQDPATAAEKLRNRYNAATDNNDWGWQIVRLYLDDVSESEFLHQIALESEDNDVLAERLTEAYFYLGKRYHYNKDFSSALMLYKLTLSGNVYEFVEHRFALLELNRLMTEVNLSQPVSVPEEEAV
- a CDS encoding putative protease (COG0826); translated protein: MKYSLGPLLYFWPKMDVEAFYQQAKDANTDIIYLGETVCSKRREMKPAHWFDIAKELSASGKQVVLSTMALLEAPSEVNVMKKYIDNGDFAIEANDVSAIQLAHQNKVPFVVGPAVNCYNAQTLNLFLKKGMIRWCMPVELSRQWLQNVANECEQMGIRDQFETEVFSYGYLPLAYSARCFTARAEDRAKDDCETCCIKYPTGITVNSQEEQKVFTLNGIQTQSGYCYNLINDQPGMAGLVDVVRLSPLGIDTLSLVDTFRANQHGGHQHKLEGGHHCNGYWHNLAGLNIE
- a CDS encoding putative protease (COG0826), which encodes MELLCPAGNLPALKTAIDNGADAVYIGFKDDTNARHFAGLNFTGRKLEKAVQYVRDHDRKLHVALNTFAHPDGFERWRNAVDNAAAMGVDALIVADIAVLEYAATKYPDLELHLSVQASATNTAAIDFYRQNFNVKRVVLPRVLSIHQVKQLARNTDVELEVFAFGSLCIMSEGRCYLSSYMTGESPNTVGACSPAKYVRWQETPTGLESRLNEVLIDRYAHGENAGYPTLCKGRFDVNLDGENRRYHALEEPTSLNTLEILPELFKANIASVKIEGRQRSPAYVEQVTRTWRAAIDRYLASPENYHVEPAWNACLGNVSEGKQTTLGAYHRKWQ
- a CDS encoding polynucleotide phosphorylase/polyadenylase (COG1185), with translation MNPIVKTFQYGNHTVTIETGVMARQATAAVMVSMDDTSVFVSVVGKKEAVEGQDFFPLTVNYQERTYAAGKIPGGFFKREGRPSEGETLTARLIDRPIRPLFPDAFKNEVQVIATVVSVNPDVQPDIVTMIGTSAALAISGIPFNGPIGAARVGYINDQLVLNPSNTELEESKLDLVVAGTESAVLMVESEADRLSEEQMLQAVVYGHDQQQVVINAINEFAAEVATPAWEWEAPAVNTELKARVAELAETRLTDAYQITEKMARYEQVGVIKNEAVEALLAQDETLDEREIRGMLGSLEKNVVRSRIIAGNPRIDGREKDMVRALDVRTGVLPRTHGSSLFTRGETQALVTATLGTQRDAQIIDELTGERKDHFLLHYNFPPYCVGETGFVGSPKRREIGHGKLAKRGIAAVMPSVDEFPYTVRVVSEITESNGSSSMASVCGTSLALMDAGVPIKASVAGIAMGLVKEGDDFVVLSDILGDEDHLGDMDFKVAGTEDGITALQMDIKIEGITKEIMQIALNQAKGARTHILSVMDQAINAPREEISEFAPRIHTLKINPEKIKDVIGKGGAVIRALTEETGTTIEIEDDGTVKIAATEGTAAKEAIRRIEEITADVEVGRIYTGKVMRIVDFGAFVSVIGAKEGLVHISQISQERIEKVADHLEMGQEVQVKVLEIDRQGRIRLSMKEAQAELNPAPAAEEKPEA
- a CDS encoding translation initiation factor IF-2 (COG0532), with product MSEVTVKALAEEIGTQIDRLLQQFADAGISKKAEDSVSQQEKQSLLAHLKKEHGGDSTSGEAPTRLTLQRKTRSTLSVSGSGGKNKSVQVEVRKKRTYVKRSALEEEQRAAEEAKRQAEEAAQREAEEAAQRAAEEAAKREAEELAKREAEEAAKRAAEEKRLAEEQAKQNAEQNAKREAEDKLKREAEDKRLVEEKAKRAAADDQAKKEAEALQRRREEEAKRKAEEESQRQLEEARKMAEMNEKNWSKTDQEKGNMDKADYHTTTSSYARAAEDEQDRKEEGGRRRKKKKAGAKQDDRNARGGRNQRGRGKPQMAKPSSMQHGFDKTATVAKQDVVIGETIVVSELANKMSVKGVEVIKVMMKMGAMATINQVIDQETAALVAEEMGHKVILRKENELEEAVLSDRDENLAVVPRAPVVTIMGHVDHGKTSTLDYIRKAHVASGEAGGITQHIGAYHVETDNGMITFLDTPGHAAFTAMRARGAQATDIVVLVVAADDGVMPQTVEAIQHAKAAGVPLIVAVNKIDKEDANPDNVKNELAQYDVIPEEWGGENIFVHISAKQGTNIDGLLESILLQAEVLELTAVAEGMAKGVVVESRLDKGRGPVATVLVQEGTLRKGDIVLCGLEHGRVRAMRDELGKEIESAGPSIPVEILGLSGVPSSGDEATVVRDERKAREVALYRQGKFRDVKLARQQKAKLENMFSNMTAGEVAELNVVLKADVQGSVEAIADSLRKLSTDEVKVNIVGSGVGGITETDAVLAAASNAIILGFNVRADASARRTIETENLDLRYYSIIYQLIDEVKAAMGGMLSPEFKQEIIGLAEVRDVFKSPKIGAIAGCMVTEGTIKRNNPIRVLRDNVVIYEGELESLRRFKDDVQEVKNGYECGIGVKNYNDVRVGDQIEVYEIIEVQRTLD